The genomic interval GCGACATTGGAAACGTACTTTTGCACACAGCAAGATATCAAGAAAGTCCAGGTTTCTCTTCTTCTGTTCTGCTCCAAGTTCCCTTTCATTCTTCAGAGCCTCCTTCCTTTGTTTAATAACCTCCTCTGAAGTGAAAACAACAAGGAAACCACTCACATGTCACGTGTTTATCTTTAAAACCCAGGGCTCCTTACCCTTGACTTGAAATTGACAGTCTACAAGGTCACACGTTAGTAGGCTTACAGTTTTATGGAGCATTTACCTGCTACTGACCTGTGTGCTCATGTGCTATCTTGCAGGCCTTCCGGAATCTGTAACCATGTGGGCTGAGGTAGAAGATTATGTCACTGTGGTAAGGAAAGGTGCGAAACCGGAGGTTTATAAGGTAACTCAGCTCGTAGACGGCCTGAATGTAGGAGTTGGTGCCACTAGAGGggaaggaaaaggaaaaaagtgcCATAAAACAGTAAATCAAGCTAGAGATCCAGTTAGCATTCTGATGGTTCTATCCATCTATGAAGGCACACATCAGCTGAGGCATCGTAATGAGTTGGTACTAAACCTTCTAGGCtgtacagtgcctgacaaaagtcttgtcacttaaccaagttgtaggaacaacaaataataacttgacctgtagttaatcagttggtatcagaaatggcttataagaaaggcaaagccctctagattatgcttattataccaaaataaagtttttcatcattcattgagttttgtcatgtaattaggacagaaaggtcaacttttgcctggacaaaaataatgtattgccatacgtcttggcaatgactgaaataacttgttgatgaagtcatctggaatggcaaagaaagcagtcttgcaggactcccagagttggtctagattctttggtttcatcttccaagcctcctccttcatcctaccccagacatgctcaataatgttcatgtctggtgactgggctggccaatcctggagcaccttgatcctcgtcagtttcaggaacttcaatgtggaggctgaagaatgacaaggagcgccatcctgctgtagaatttgccccctcttatggtttggaatgtaatgggcagcaagaatgtcttgatacttcaggctgttgatgttgccatccactctacagatctctcgaacacccccatactggatgtaaccccaaaccatgatttttcctccaccaaacttgactgttttctgggtgaatcttgggtccatgcgggttccaacaggtttcctgcagtatttgcagcatttggtatgcagttcaatggatgattcttcagaaaaatcaaccttctgccactttgccactgtccatccttgctgcaagctgtgggccttggcaaattcaacacgctttttttgttgtgttctcattaatgctggtttctgtgcactaattcggccatggagaccactgcgtgcgagaattagagaaactgttcttgtagacacagcggtttctggtgaccagttctgatgtcgctctgctgcagttgaaaaagggttggccctggactttcaaAGCAACAAATGGTCCTCtcgaagagttgtcttacgtggtctgcctgacctgggcttgtcatgaacatcaccagtttcttcatatctttttttaatcctctccacttgatgtttggatacattaatgacatctgacacctcagcagacttggtctgtggttgaatctttggcatgttgacagaagtcaggttgcacttcaagtgaaggtctggtgttcttggggttctttttatacacacctgggattatgttaattacaatatttgtcacaggtgaacctctaatctgtgattggttgaatcattaaaagacatgacaagacttttgtccttgcaaaaacaggtgttatggactttaacaagctgtgaacatcaggacaccttttgactgtttcattttgtacccagttattaatgtgaaagtccttggcattaaattgatccatttattataacaattgattgattagaaataaagttatatgcctttttaagttactatgtccttatgtgacaagacttttgtcaatgactgtatattTTACATCGGACTTGAGTGTGATctggtttccatggaaaccacCTTTGGTTTCCTGATGTTGACCTCTTTGTTGACATGGTGCACTGCACTGGCAGGTGGTGTTATAAAGAGGGATTGAACTTTGGAAGCAAACAAAGAAAATGAACTTGTGCCGACTTACCTTTCGGTCTGACAATTGCTTCTGCAGCTGAACGCGCACTGCATTATGCTGTCCAGTGTCATCAAACTCACGTGATTGAAAAGCTCGAATGGCTCATCCTGGTCGGCGTAAACCTCCCATTTGTCCTGAAGAAGAAAGTGACCCAGCTCAACTGTAACACCAGCGAGATGTGAGATGGGATGTGAATTGTACGGCTCTTGCAGAAAAAGATTCAAAAGGAAAAGGGAAAATTCAACTCTATAGCCCTAGATATGCTTTTAGTGATCTGAAGCTTTGTTTTAATTCCAGATGCTCTTGTTTCTTTGATCAGTGAGTATAACAGTTCAGGGCAATACATGAGCATTTATAAATGCTGAGGACTGCAGACTTATTTTGTGGTTATACATGACATACCCATAAGTACTAGAAAGTATAAATATAGTTATGTAAATATTGTATGcaaaataatcattaatatGGCTTGCTATAAAGTCCTTATGTGGCACCCACTTTACAAAATTACTACAGTACAATAAAGATGGCCGACATTTTACAAGCCTTTCAGAATCTGAGGAAATGGGACGCAATTTCTGGCGCATGGACACACCAGCATGGCTCTTGCAGATTCAGCCATGAGTGTAACATAATGCTTCAGGATGTCATAATGGAAGCCAGGGGTGAGCAGTCTTCTGTGGCGGAACCATTTCTGACCTTGTGACACAAGCAGACCATTCCCTGCAAAGCAGATGGAGGACGGGTGAGTCGGTGTCATGTCCGATTTAAGCATGGTACCCTGTACTACTGCCCTGAGCAGTTATTACCTGCCTGAGATCAAGCACTATGCAGCCATGAATGCATGCATGATGAATTCGTTTTAAATCTTCCGAAGTTCTCCTACACCTCACCATTGTTACGGTCCCCttgcactggcttcctgtagctgcccgcatcagattgAGAACACTGATGCTCGCCTACAAAGCCAAAAACGGACCAACACCCACCCTACTACCTAAAGGAACTTCTCACCCCGCCACTACACCACACTCTCTCCGATCCTCCCCCACCAGTCAACTGGTCCCATCATCTCTCATCCTGCAAAGAAGACATGCATCTACTCTTCTCTGTTTTGGCACCTATGTGTTGAATGAACTTCCCTTAGATGTCCAAACAGCTGAGTCATTGGGTGCCTTCAAATGACGACTAAAAACCTGCCTCTTTCAAAAGTACTTGGATTACAGGATTATActcattaaaaaatgtattacttgcCAGCAGAGCTTCTTAGAGTGATAGTATTCTTAACCAGGTTCTTTTGAACCAGTATCAGAATGTAGTCACTGTAGTGCTTCTAAGCACTtctgtaagtcgctctggctaagggtgTCTGCCAAATGTTGTAAATGTATGTACAATAGGGGTTCTTTTGATGGCCGGGGGCTGGTTTATGTCAATCAAATATATTACAGACTGCTAATATGGCTGCGGGGGTTGGAGGTGCCACCAGATCAACATGTCAAGGGCATACCTGCAATTCCACTGAACTGCAGTACTAGTTGCTAGTCTACCACCCCAGCCTGTTGACTTGGTGAAACTCAAAACAACAGCAAATGGCTCTGAAATGTATACAGTCAGCTGTTTTTGTCATTGTCCTCATTAGCGGGAGACAATGAACTATAGGTTCGCCTAATTAAagtacttttaaaaatgtattaaggTATTGTAATGTATTGCACAATTACGTGCATAATTAGATATTTTACTGCAAATTAAATGAGCGTATCATACCTATCCATGGAATAAGGAATTTGTATACCATGTCGTCTTTCGGCTCTGGGGATAGAAAGAAATGACACTTTAATAAATATCTTCTTGTCGAAATGGAAGCGTGTTGTACTTCATATGAATAGAAGCCACACCTGTGGATGCCAGGATGGTCTTCACGTATTCCGGGTGGTGGATATTCAGAAAGGCTAGGAAAGGCCCGAACCACAAGGGAAAAGCCAGAGGATACTTCTCTCCCCATTTTATATTCTTGAATAAATCTGTCCCGTCCTGGGGAAACTGCCCGATGAGACACAGCAGTAGAATAATTCCGGTAAGTTAAGTTGATCTTGCATTACTATTTTACAATTCAAAATAcaataaggtaataaaacgcTATACAGGGCCTACAAAAACAGCATTATAATTAAAGTGATCTGTATCAAAGATGCACCAAATCGTCACACTGAATATAAGTATATAAACATTTTCATCGGAATTACATAACACGAATGATTTATAGTGAGTCCAACTGCGATCACATTGCCTATGAATGTATCATTTATGGTTGACAATCATGCAACACGACAACAAACCCATTAACTCTGTCGCATCAGGTACGGATGATGTTTTTGAGATCACCTTTCCTCTGCCAACATACACTTAATATGGTTCGATAAACCATGAGAATAAAATATGATAGATAATCTGCTCTCCTATGCGTGGCGCAGATTGAGTATGCAACGGGTTACCGGAGCGTAATATGATATATGTACCTCATGGACGTGGCCGTAAAGCCAGTGTTTAGGTGGTCCCGGGAAAGGCTGAAGCACCCGCACGAATTCTCTTCTCTTCACTAGCAGCTTTGCCAGCTTGAACGCGATGGCAACTAAGCAAAAGACGCACGCCAGGTGCCAGACGCGCCTTGGCCAGAAGGGAAGCACGGCCGTGTCAAGCATCTCCATGGCCTGTGGAAATCACCGAAAACAAGAAAAACCTGCTAATCTGTGTATGTACGGCAACGCAGCAGCTCATTTGGAGCCGGTCAAAGTACCTCATCCCTCAGAACCTGGACAGAGTACAAGCGTAACACTGCGACGGGGGTGGAGCTTCAGGAAAAAATATTGGGAATCGTAAGCAGCCGATCATGCTGAGGTTCCTAGCCAAAAAACAAACTGttcaaattaaaattcaaatttTTATTGGCCACATACACAATCATACATAGTACGACATGAATTGAAGTGTATTTGCAGTGCCCGACCTATTACGAATTACATACAATACAagaaatagtaataataacaaaaaaataatgaaataaaatagaAGTAAAGAATGAAATGTAGTAAGATAAAATGTaaagatataaaatataaactgtaataataatagaatataaatataaaatatagaatATAAAGAGAgttaagaataaaaaatagaaatagaaaataaaatatgtacaaatagaataaaatgtgcaatgtGCAATTAGCAGCAACAATGTCCGATTATTATTATCAGTGTAAAGTGCAGTGTAGTGCAgtacggtgtgtgtgtgtgtgtgtggagaaaggggggggggcagtgatctTAAAAAGGTACATAAGACAAATAAGGCAAGGGACGCCGTTCACAGCACTGTAAGGCAACTACGAGGCGGGACGTTGTTAGCACATCTGTGTTTAAATGCCAGATTCTGCTGGGATATGCTCGCGGGAATCGCCAGGGTTCCTTTTTGAAATAATAGTCTCTGTCTGGACAAAAATTAGAAATGCATTAAACAAGAAGaggacaataaaataataaaaataagactTTTCGAATAGCcaaaaaatgataaaacagtACATATATCTTATATTGCATACCTTGTCATTCACGTAAAGCAATACGACAGTATTTTATTTAGAACGACGCATTTTGTAAATATGGTAAAGTCCAGCATAATAGATATTGACACCTTGACCTTCGTGTGACACATAAGTTGAATGCTTTTTGGTTCCGGGACATGTGACGCTGTTATTCCTCTCAACTTGCCAACCAATATTCAGATTGCACCATGTTATTGTTTCAACGTTGAATTATAGTTAAATTAcgttgaattatggtcagtgttaaattaacagcGTTGAAACAATtgatttttggtcagattttcaatattgaaaaactgatggtggcaaaaccttgattcaatgttgTGTGCTATCTGGGTATGCCCAGATTGTTTTGCCCTTTCCAAACCCGTCCCCCACTGTACTTCCATTGTGCTAAAACTGTCCTAATTTCATCCACCCATCCCTGTGTCACATGGATGAATTAAGTTCACCATCCTGAGCATAGTAAAGTCTTACATATTGGCAATAATCAGAGGAATGTGTTGATAACAGTGCATTCTTTGCCTTGTGCACGAAAATGCATCTTTGTGCATTGTGCTTACAACAGGAGACACCAATTCTCCTTGGGCCAATAAAATGTGACAGTGCAACTTTCAGAGAATGTAGGTTATTCCCAGATTTGCCCCATACCTTCTTGAGTTCAGATGCGAATTATCTGTCCTCAACTCACATTTTTTACTCAACCGCGCGCTTGTGGGTTTTGATTGTGGCGACCTACACCAGCTTCAATCTGTGAGTAACGACACCCCAATGAGACTTCCACCTTTCCCTTTTACCTTGGGGCAGATTGCGGATGGCAGGCAATGTAAATTTTCACAGGTAGAAGGTTCGGAGCAAGTCGAAGCGGTTCGGTTTCCAGTGACTGGTCATATTGGACAGATGTGCTGCCTCTGCCATCACTGCCCAGgtttaaaatgagaaataaacATTCCGCATGCTTCCTTTGCGGTTAAAGTGAGCATATTTCCGCAGCACGGGAGTAGATAAATATTTCTCATATATGTGAAATAATTACAGATAAGTTGGGCATGTTGGAAGAAGAAGAGCATTACTTAGCTTGATCAGTACAGGATGAAACGGGGTGTTGTGTAATATTTCGTGTAAACTGATATCTATATGTATTTAAACATTGCTTTATACTTACGCTTTGTCTCAGACTCACATGTAGAGGAATGTGGTAACGGTACCGTAGGCTTAAAAAATACCCAGCATTAAGTTAGAAGAGAAATCTGTCGGAAAGGGACGGGGTGGCTGTCCGGCTGCGGGTATTAATTTGACAGGATGCTTGTCGCCAGACGGGCGTGCGGATCTGTCAGTGCATCAACAAAAGTTGATGTCTCAGCACGTCGGAGTCCAGTACTGTGTCATTAAAGAGGAACATTTGACACCAACCTTGAGAGAAAAATCATTCAGTTTCGAGTGATGCGTGTTATTCACAAAACTAACACAATCATTACAGGAGGTGGGTGTGGGCCAGGAATCACTCTGATGACGCTTGAACACTGACTTTGTTCAAAAATAAACAAGGTTTTTCACCAAGGGTGAAAAGTAACAAGGTACATTTACTTGAGAACTGCActcaaatacattttttgagCACCTGTAAATTTAATCCAGTATatgtaaaagtacaaatattgtACTTTtgactccactacatttctatgAAGGTTATCTTTACTAATTACATTAGCGGAAGAATTTTAAGTGCGATAGTGTGTTCGTTGAAAAAATGAAACCAATCACAGTAAACTACTCCTAATTAAGCTGTCACTCAGGTTACTGTTGGGCAGTTATACAGCTGGAGGTGCGTAACTGGGTTGGTtgcttaattattttttaattttccttCTACAGGAACTCTACTGTCTGCTTGATGAACacacgtgcgcgcacacacacgcacacacacacacacacggccagAGCTGTGTCAGAACATTACCATGCTGTTTTGTGGGAGTGGGATAGGGAGGAtggtaaattaaatgaaaatgacaatGGATGTCCTTCTGTTGATTCAGTTGTGTTTCTTTAGTTATTGTATCATGTTCCACAAGCTATTTATTCTACAGGTTCTACGCGCAAGTCAATGCATTCAATAGGTTGTTTCATTAAGTCATTAGGTTCTGTAAATACATTGTGGCAACAacacagacgctcctctacttacgaactttcaaactttcagacatacaaacgaagaggattgtaagtccaaattgtgttcattacggaagaggattagggccaccatgaacaTATTATTTGAatagattaaagtcagaattctgacatacTTTCGAattcttaagtatttttaaatCAAGTACTCCAGTAATTTAACTCGAGAAGAATCTGATTGAAGAACTTTCACTTGTATTGGAGAAATATTCGACCAGACGTACCTGTACTCTGACTCAAGTCTTGGAGTTGTGTATTTTGTCCACCTCTGCCTTTTGGTAATAAATTTGCGTACTTAGTGGATAAATAGAGCACATATACGTCAGTCCCAGGCCAATTAGAAACATTTCTATTTCATTTacattctgattatttgttGATTCTTAGTATGTTGCATGGCTgctgttccagaaaaaaaattacttctGCTTACTGAGAATGGAAAATAATTTGAAAAGAAATGAGAATGAATCAGGCCTTAGGAGATTATGCTCTCCTGTGGTTGGGTTGCACCACGCGTCAACATGATGAGAACAGTTGATGATCTTTACTGAGCTGAACCCTTAATGGGAAGTGCAAAGTCCAGCCATTGCCATTCAGTGTTGGTGACCctgttcttttaaaaaataatccaaCTCCCCCATCCTAATGATATTATTCCTGTAGGGATTTTTCCAACCTGGCCTCTTGAATGAATGTAATATATTATTGAACAAGCGTGAATTTTACCCTTAAAAACTTAAATAGAAATGAGGAAACTTAAGTTGTAGCCCGAGTAAAAACAGAACTGGTCTTCCCAGAAATGTGACACTGGCTTTCTCATTGCACCTTGGACACTATCACTGCACTGACGCGACGTCTCCAGCAGCTAACGGTTAGAGAAGAGCAGTGTTTAAAGACTGGACAAACACAGTGACAACGGCATGTAGAAGACCCGATGACGGACTAACTGAAAGTTGGCGGGGTGTACTCAGGGTGCGATCAGCGGCTCTTGACTGACCGACTGTAGCTGAATCAGTCTGGAGCAGGGCTAGTGTCTTCCTGTCTCAACCTGGCCTCTTGAATGAATGTAATATATTATTGAACAAGCGTGAATTTTACCCTTAAAAGCTTAAATAGAAATGGGGAAACCAGTTGTAGCCTGAGTAAAAACAGAACTGGTCTTCCCAGAAATGTGACACTGGCTTTCTCATTGCACCTTGGACACTATCACTGCACTGACAGCGACGTCTCCAGCAGCTAACGGTTAGAGAAGAGCAGTGTTTAAAGACTGGACAAACACAGTGACAACGGCATGTAGAAGACCCGATGACGGACTAACTGAAAGTTGGCGGGGTGTACTCAAGGTGCGATCAGCGGATCTCTTGACTGACCGACTGTAGCTGAATCAGTCTGGAGCAGGGCTAGTGTCTTCCTGTCTCAACAGAAGctcaataaaataattaaaacacaGAACCCCAGTATTCATGTACCCTCTGGCACATTAACATGTAGAATACCTAACTTGTTTTCCGAAAGAAGTTCTGTAGAGAATCACTGTAGAAGCATCACATTGGAAGtgtgataagaacataagaacataagaactatacaaacgagaggaggccattcggcccatcgagctcgcttggggagaacttaactaatagctcagagttgttaaaatcttatctagctctgatttaaaggaacccaaaggattcagcttgcactacgttatcaggaagactattccatactctgactacacgctgtgtaaagaagtgcttccttaaatccagtttgaaatgttctcccgctaatttccacctatggccacgagttcttgtatttgaactaatgctaaagtaactattcggtagaacagcatccaaacctgttagaatcttatagacctggatcatgtcccccctcagtctcctttacttgaggctgaacagatttagctgaaataacctttcctcgtatgacattcctctaagaccaggaatcattcttgtggccctacgctgcaccttttctaaggccgctatgtcctttttaaggtatggtgactaaacctgcacacaatattctaggtgaggtctcaccaaggaattgtataatcttagcattacctcccttgacttaaactccacacacctggagatgtaacccaacatcctattggccttttttattgcttccccgcactggcgagaatgagacatggaagcatcaacatacacaccaaggtctttctcataatcagctacctttatttcagtaggtcccataaaatacctgtactttatatttctgctccctacatggagtaccttacatttgtctatgttaaatttcatctgccaggtgtcagcccagtcactaattaaattaagatcccactgtagctgctgagccgctagttcagtatctgctacaccacccaccttggtgtcatctgcaaatttcaccagtttactgtatatattggtgtctatatcatttatgtaaattaggaacaatagtggtcctaaaattgaacactgcggtaccccactatgaacgcaggcccactgtgacattgagcctcttataactactcgcagcttcctatccgttaaccagttatcaatccaggtcgctacagttcctaaaatacctgtcgctttgagtttaagtgagagcctcttgtggggaacaacatcaaaagccttttggaaatctaagtagatgacatcataggccttcttatcatcaacttcctgagtagcttcctcaaaaaactccaacagatttttAGTTTTAGTATGTTTAACCTTTAGCCTGATGTCATAGTTGAAGGTGTCCTAGAGCAGTCCTTAGCCACATTTAATCAACGTCTTTGATCATGTACGAATTTAGGGGGGAGGGTCTGGCAAACTGTTGGCTTGGTAACACAATAGCTTATTTTCCAGGATGATTTGACAAGAGTGCATCTCTTCAATTTGCTATGGAAAAAATCCGGATTAAGATTGAAATCTTCCTGATTTCAGTATAACCACTAACACCACGACATCGACACTAATACTGTCTGGAATAATTAACGTAATTGTAAAAGGCACCATGTCGAGCGGGAATGTCTGTCTTTATAGGGTGCAGGGGCAGGGACTCAGGGGTCGGGCGTCACACGCTTGATCTTTAGTTGGATGCCGTTGAGGGAGCGGAGCACCAACCGTGGGACCATCTTAGGAACAAAGTTGGGGTCCCTCTCCAGTCTGTACCGTTTCAGAGTCAGGGCAACAGCCACCTTCATCTCGTTCATGGCAAAGTTCTGCCCAATGCAGTTCCTGTGGAAAGTAGGAGTTAGAGAGACAAATGAAAACAGATGACTCACAAGGTGCTAAGCCCGAGTGCATTGTCTTCCTGGGAGCCAGCTCACATGAGGGAGGGCGGGTACTAACCTCGGGCCCGCAGAGAAGGGCACGAAGGCGTGGGGAGAGCGCTTGGCGCAGTTTTCCGGGAGGAATCTCAGGGGGTTGAACTCCTGCA from Paramormyrops kingsleyae isolate MSU_618 chromosome 9, PKINGS_0.4, whole genome shotgun sequence carries:
- the cyp4t8 gene encoding cytochrome P450 4T8 isoform X1, which produces MEMLDTAVLPFWPRRVWHLACVFCLVAIAFKLAKLLVKRREFVRVLQPFPGPPKHWLYGHVHEFPQDGTDLFKNIKWGEKYPLAFPLWFGPFLAFLNIHHPEYVKTILASTEPKDDMVYKFLIPWIGNGLLVSQGQKWFRHRRLLTPGFHYDILKHYVTLMAESARAMLDKWEVYADQDEPFELFNHVSLMTLDSIMQCAFSCRSNCQTESGTNSYIQAVYELSYLINLRFRTFPYHSDIIFYLSPHGYRFRKACKIAHEHTEEVIKQRKEALKNERELGAEQKKRNLDFLDILLCAKDEDQQGLSDEDIRAEVDTFMFEGHDTTASGISWIFYALAGHPEHQEKCRAEVMDVFKEKDTMEWDDLSKIPYTTMCIKECLRLYPPVPGTSRKLTKPMTFFDGRTLPEGFLVGISVFGLHRNHMVWENPHEFNPLRFLPENCAKRSPHAFVPFSAGPRNCIGQNFAMNEMKVAVALTLKRYRLERDPSFVPKMIPWLVLRSLNGIQLKIKRVTPDP
- the cyp4t8 gene encoding cytochrome P450 4T8 isoform X2; this translates as MEMLDTAVLPFWPRRVWHLACVFCLVAIAFKLAKLLVKRREFVRVLQPFPGPPKHWLYGHVHEFPQDGTDLFKNIKWGEKYPLAFPLWFGPFLAFLNIHHPEYVKTILASTEPKDDMVYKFLIPWIGNGLLVSQGQKWFRHRRLLTPGFHYDILKHYVTLMAESARAMLDKWEVYADQDEPFELFNHVSLMTLDSIMQCAFSCRSNCQTESDIIFYLSPHGYRFRKACKIAHEHTEEVIKQRKEALKNERELGAEQKKRNLDFLDILLCAKDEDQQGLSDEDIRAEVDTFMFEGHDTTASGISWIFYALAGHPEHQEKCRAEVMDVFKEKDTMEWDDLSKIPYTTMCIKECLRLYPPVPGTSRKLTKPMTFFDGRTLPEGFLVGISVFGLHRNHMVWENPHEFNPLRFLPENCAKRSPHAFVPFSAGPRNCIGQNFAMNEMKVAVALTLKRYRLERDPSFVPKMIPWLVLRSLNGIQLKIKRVTPDP